The nucleotide sequence GACGGCACGCCAAGGTCCAGGATCAAAGCCATGTCGCGCGTGGACGCGGGATACGCCGGAATTGCCTGGAAGTGTCGCGTTTTCGATGCCAGCGTCAGCAACTGCTCCAGGTCCAGTTCGGCGAGGAAGACAGGTTGTTCAATCTCGGCCGCGCTGAGGGCTTCATCAGACACCCTGCCCAAGGTCCCTAGTTCTGTTTCGCCGCAGAGCACTCTCCCCTGCTGTCCCTTTTCAAACGCAGGCAACTGACCTTCCTGCCAGTTCAACTGCAAGCCAAAGCGGACGCCTATCGCCTCGATAAGTCCTTTTACGTCAAACAGGTCGCAGGAGTTCTGCGTGCCGCTCCAATGCCGGTCCTCCCTAAGTCCGGTGTAAACAATTCCCAGCATCAACTGCTGGCCAGGAAGTTCTTCTCCATTTGACGCTGGACGGTACGTCGGACCAACCTCGAAAGCACGCAATCCAGCGCAACCTCTCCGTATGTTGAGCGATGCTGTGGAGAGCAAACCCGGAAGCAGCGAAGTTCGCATAGTCTGCAGGTTCTCGGATAGCGGGTTTTGGAGGGCAACCATATCGGCGTAGCAGCCGTCCAGTCTGCACCGTTGAACTTCTTCCGGACTCGTAAAGGTCATACTCATGAGTTCGGTAAGACCGAGGCCCGTAAGGAAACGGCGCATCTCGCGTATGCCATCTTCTTTTGGCGCAAATACTTGCATGTTCTTTCGGACCCGAGGAATCGAGGCTTCAATATTCTCGAAGCCGTACATTCGGGCGATCTCCTCGATCAGGTCGGCTTCCTGCTTGACGTCGTGGCGCCAAGTAGGAACCTGTACGAGACATCCCTGGTTGTCTGCCTTAATCGTTTTGAAGCAAAGCGACTCCAGAATTGCCTTCTGCCTCTCCCCTTCAATTACTTTGCCGACTAGTGCATTGGCGCGGGCATACCTCAGACTGACCTCGACCACCGGGAGCGGCCGCGGGTACTCATCGATGACTCCGGGCGCGACGGTCGCTCCGGCTAGCTCCTGCATCAGAGCCGCCGCCCGGTCAACCGCGTAACGAGCCATTTCCGGGTCGGCACCGCGCTGGAAGCGTGCGGACGCCTCGGTATGCATGCCAAGTTTACGTGACGTCTTGCGCACGGAACTTGGGGCGAAGAATGCGCTTTCCAGGAAGATGTTTACGGTGCTTTCACTCACCTCAGAATCGAAGCCGCCCATGACGCCAGCAACAGCGACGGGGTTCTTGGCATCCGCAATGACGAGCATGTCGGGATCGAGGGTGCGCACTTGTTCGTCGATTGTTCTGATTGTTTCACCACGTTTCGCACATCGCACAACTATCCGATTTTCCAACAACTTATCGTAGTCGAAAGCATGCAATGGATGGCCGGTTTCGAGCAAAACAAAGTTGGTTATGTCAACTACGTTGTTGATTGGACGCTGTCCGGCGTTAGTCAGGCGCTGCGCCAGCCATTGCGGAGAGGGTCCAATTTTGACATTGGTAAGCACTCGGCCAATGTAACGGGCGCACAAGTCGGGGTTTTCAATGGTCACGGAAGAGAGCTTGCGCGCCTCTTCCCCACCTTCGTTCAATGTAATATTTGGTATTCTCAGCGACGTACCATAGAGGGCGGCCAACTCCCTGGCCACGCCGATCATGCTGGCCCAGTCACCTCGGTTGGGAGTCACTTCGATCTCGTAGACAACGTCATCTAAACCTAACAACTTGACTGCGTCGCCTCCAACCGGCATGTCGGACGGAAGGATCAGCAAGCCTTCGTGATCCTTCCCCATCCCCAACTCCCGGGCGGAGCACATCATCCCGCATGACTCGATACCGCGCATCTTACGCCGGGTAATCGTGAAGTCTCCGGGCAGCGTCGCACCGACGACCGCTGTGGGGACAAGGTCGCCCTCTTTCATATTCTTGGCGCCGCAGACAATCTGGAGCGGTTCTGGCTGGCCCACGTCGGTCTTGCAGACAACGAGTTTGTCCGCATCGGGATGCTTCTTTATCTCAAGTATGCGCCCGACGATGACGTTGCTTATTCCTTCCCCAGGACGCTCGATGGCCTCGATTTCCAGCCCGAGCATGGTAAGATCCTGGGCCAACTCGTCCGGGGTTCGCGCAATGTCGACAAATTCTTTCAGCCAATTCAATGACACGTTCATATTAGAACTGCTCCAAGAAGCGTAGGTCGTTTTCGTAGAGGTAGCTGATGCTGCTGATGCGATGCCGGACCATGGCAATACGGTCGATCCCCAAGCCGAAGGCGAAGCCGGTGTACTTCTCGTAGTCGTAGCCGGCGTAGCGGAAGACTTCAGGATGCACCATGCCGCAGCCCAGGATTTCGAGCCACTTGGTCTGACTCCCCCCTCCCGGTCTTTCCGAGGTCCAGAGGATGTCCATTTCGGCGCTTGGCTCGGTGAACGGGAAGAAATGGGGCCGGAAGCGCACTTTGGTGTCCTTGCCGAAGAACCGCTGTACGAACATGAGGAGCGTGCCCTTCAGGTCGGAGAAGCTTACGCCCTCATCCACGAGGAGTCCTTCAAGCTGGTAGAACATGGGGCTGTGCGTGGCATCGGCGTCCACCCGATACACGCGGCCCGGGGCAACCACGGCGACAGGGGGCTGAGTCTTCTCCATGACCCGCATCTGCACGGGAGACATGTGTGTGCGCAGAACGACGCCGGGCCTGATGAAGAAGGTGTCATGGGCATCCCGTGCGGGATGGTCCTGCGGCGTGTTCAGGCTGTCAAAGTTGTAGTATTCGGTTTCGATATCGGGGCCTGTGGCAATCTGGAAGCCGATTTCGCGAAAGATGTCGATGATTTCGTCCGCGGTCTGCAGCACCACGTGCGCGTGCCCCATGGGTGGACGCCTGCCCGGAAGGGTCAGGTCGACGCGTTGAGCGGCGCGCCGCTGGGCGCGTTCGGCCTCATCCAATGCCTGTTGGCGCGCTTCGATCTGTTGGGTGAGCAGTTGCTTCAGGACATTGGCCGCCTTGCCCAGGGCGGGCCTCTGTTCGACCGGCGCCTCGCTAACGGAGCGCAGCACTCCGGTCAGGACGCCATTGCGTCCCAGGAACTTCACGCGAACCTCTTCGATACGCTTCAGCGAATCCGCTTGACTAACTTCCTCAAGCGCCTCACCCTGGATGCGCTCCAATACCTCCTGCATCGTACTCATTCCTCTCGTCGCTCGAAGAGCGCACTGCCAATCCGGACTTCAGTGGCCCCTTCTTCAATCGCGATTTCGAAATCGTTTGTCATACCCATCGATATGCGCGGCAGACCATGTGATTGCGCGAGCTTTGCGAGCCGCGCAAATACCGGACGCACCCGCTCGGCTTCCAGCTCAAACGGAGCCATGGTCATGACTCCTTGCACGTCGATGCACTTCAACTGTCGCATTCGGTCCAGGGCATGAGCAAAGCTCTCGGGCTCAAACCCATGTTTCGAGGCTTCGCCGGAAACGTTCACTTCCACGAGAACCGGCAAGGGCCCTGGTCTTCCCTCAGACCGCTTATTGAGCTCTTCGGCCAATTCCAAGCGGTCCACAGAATCGACCGTGTCGAAGAGGCCGATCACGTCCTTGGCCTTTCGGCGCTGAACGGTGCCAATCATGTGCCAGCGGAGCGACTCGGGGAGCCGATCGCGCTTGGCCAGTATCCCGGCCAACCGGTTCTCTCCAAAATGCACTACACCTCGCTGGGCCAGCGCCTGCACCTCTTCCACACCGACACTCTTCGTAACCGCGACCAGAGTCACGGAACCCGCCGGACGCCCTGAACGCGACAATGCCGCTTCGATTCGCGATTGCACGTCGGCCAGGTTCGCGTCGATTATTCGGTGGTTAATAGACACTGGCAGGACACTTCACGGGTAACCAAGTCCCCCGATATTTTAGTGACGGCCCGACACGAGTGCAACCATCCATCACGACACACTTATGGTTATGCGGAGTATGCACATGGCTTCGGCGCACGGATCGGGATCGATAGCCGTTACGACGGATTCTTTGCGGCTCCGGTCGCAGCCTTAGCGAACGCAAGCGGAAGTAGCAGACCATCCGTCTTCGCAGCCTTGGCCGGCTCGCTCGCCTCGTAGCGGTACCAAACGTCACCCATGCGATAGACAATCGGACCATCCAACGTCTTGGTTGGGGTCGTCGCCTCGGGATGCTCCCACAAGAGTTCATACCAAGCGTCGCTATTCGCCTGAACGGGCGTCGTCGAATCGCCTTGATAGCCCTCTTGGTACCAAGTCCTGTCCGCGTCGGAGAAGTAGAACATCTTTCCGTCAATCGACTTGGGCAAGTGAATGGTGTATTCCGCGGCCTGAGCCTCGCGATCCAACTGCCTCAATTCGGTCACCTGCAGCGGGATGTTGCCCTCACGCTTATACTCCAGCATCAAGTGAGTGCCCTGATCCCAGAACTCGTTGCTTTCCCAGCGGGCTCTGTCTACCTCGACAATTGCCTCCAAATAGAGGCCTTGACGTCGCAACTGCTCAGCCTTTATGCGCGCCAAACGCGCCACGGCGAACGTGTCCTTGTTCAACTGGCCGGCATCTTCGTTGACGAGCTTCTGCCAGAATTCGCGCGATTGGGTAAACAACTGCTGCTCTTCCGCCTGTGCGGCCGCAGCATTTGCGCGCCAGACATCGGCCTTCGCCGTATCCCCCGCGGCCTCGGCACGCCGCAGGAGTTCTTCCGCGGCCTTTGCCTGCTCGGACTTCCAGGTCACACTACGGTCGTTGATGCGCCCTTCCATCAGCTTAATGAAGCGCGGCGCGATTTCGTTTGTTGGCTGCCACTCCAGGTAGGCACGCCAACCCTGAAGCGACTCTTCAAGCTGGTCGTTCTCTCCCAGAATGCGATAAAGCTGCCGCCTGACCCAGCGGTCGTGGTCCAACCGTATCGCCTCTTTCAAGTACTTGATCGCGTTGGGATGGTCATTCAATTTGTTCTCGTAAATTGAGTAACCAAGATCGAAGTATAGCTTGTAGTTACGCGGATTGTTCCGGATACCGGATTTAAGGAATTCGATACCGTTGTAGTAGAAGGACTCCTTCTCACCCATCCACGCGTAATACTGAGGATAGAACTTCCTCAACGTCCAGGGCGTGTCCTCCAGATTGGCGGTCGCGTTGTACGAGAGGTGCCAGGCTCCCAATAAATAGGCGTCGACGAATCCGGGATCCAGCAGAACGCATGTCTTCATCAGGGGCACCATGCGGTGGATCTGCCCCATGTGGAAGTAACGGTCAACTTCCAGCCACACCAAATTGGCCGCCATCTTGCGGAATCCGAAGAAGATATTGGCCAGACTGACCTGTCCTTTGGATAGCTCGCCTTCCTTGGACTGGTAGAGGTCTGTGGGGTTCAAAACGGCAACACTGGAGACCCGGCCCT is from Candidatus Hydrogenedentota bacterium and encodes:
- the pheT gene encoding phenylalanine--tRNA ligase subunit beta; the protein is MNVSLNWLKEFVDIARTPDELAQDLTMLGLEIEAIERPGEGISNVIVGRILEIKKHPDADKLVVCKTDVGQPEPLQIVCGAKNMKEGDLVPTAVVGATLPGDFTITRRKMRGIESCGMMCSARELGMGKDHEGLLILPSDMPVGGDAVKLLGLDDVVYEIEVTPNRGDWASMIGVARELAALYGTSLRIPNITLNEGGEEARKLSSVTIENPDLCARYIGRVLTNVKIGPSPQWLAQRLTNAGQRPINNVVDITNFVLLETGHPLHAFDYDKLLENRIVVRCAKRGETIRTIDEQVRTLDPDMLVIADAKNPVAVAGVMGGFDSEVSESTVNIFLESAFFAPSSVRKTSRKLGMHTEASARFQRGADPEMARYAVDRAAALMQELAGATVAPGVIDEYPRPLPVVEVSLRYARANALVGKVIEGERQKAILESLCFKTIKADNQGCLVQVPTWRHDVKQEADLIEEIARMYGFENIEASIPRVRKNMQVFAPKEDGIREMRRFLTGLGLTELMSMTFTSPEEVQRCRLDGCYADMVALQNPLSENLQTMRTSLLPGLLSTASLNIRRGCAGLRAFEVGPTYRPASNGEELPGQQLMLGIVYTGLREDRHWSGTQNSCDLFDVKGLIEAIGVRFGLQLNWQEGQLPAFEKGQQGRVLCGETELGTLGRVSDEALSAAEIEQPVFLAELDLEQLLTLASKTRHFQAIPAYPASTRDMALILDLGVPSGDVLDTAKKAGGANLKSVSLFDVYTGKQVPEGKKSLALGFVFQSNERTLTETDVQADWDAILARLKADYGAVLR
- the pheS gene encoding phenylalanine--tRNA ligase subunit alpha, which codes for MQEVLERIQGEALEEVSQADSLKRIEEVRVKFLGRNGVLTGVLRSVSEAPVEQRPALGKAANVLKQLLTQQIEARQQALDEAERAQRRAAQRVDLTLPGRRPPMGHAHVVLQTADEIIDIFREIGFQIATGPDIETEYYNFDSLNTPQDHPARDAHDTFFIRPGVVLRTHMSPVQMRVMEKTQPPVAVVAPGRVYRVDADATHSPMFYQLEGLLVDEGVSFSDLKGTLLMFVQRFFGKDTKVRFRPHFFPFTEPSAEMDILWTSERPGGGSQTKWLEILGCGMVHPEVFRYAGYDYEKYTGFAFGLGIDRIAMVRHRISSISYLYENDLRFLEQF
- a CDS encoding YggS family pyridoxal phosphate-dependent enzyme, whose protein sequence is MSINHRIIDANLADVQSRIEAALSRSGRPAGSVTLVAVTKSVGVEEVQALAQRGVVHFGENRLAGILAKRDRLPESLRWHMIGTVQRRKAKDVIGLFDTVDSVDRLELAEELNKRSEGRPGPLPVLVEVNVSGEASKHGFEPESFAHALDRMRQLKCIDVQGVMTMAPFELEAERVRPVFARLAKLAQSHGLPRISMGMTNDFEIAIEEGATEVRIGSALFERREE